AGGTCCAAGCCGATGGGGCTGTGGAGGCGGGTGGCAAGCAACTCCTGCTGCTCGGCCGCGGCAAGGTCTAGCTCGTCGAGCAGGCGCGCGGCTTTGGCGCGGGGGCCGAGCAGGCCGATGTAGGGCGTGGGCGCAGGCAAGTGCAGCTGCAGGGCGGCCAAGTCGTAGGCGTAGTTGTGGCTGAGGAGCACGGCGTAGGCAGTGCCCGGCTCTTCTTGCGCCATGGCTGCCACCGGTAGTACGCGCACCTCGGCGGCTTCGGGGAAGCGAGCGGCGGTGGTCAGGTGGGGGCGGCCATCGAGCACGGTGATGTGCCAGCCCAACGAGGCGGCCAGGCGCACCAGCGGCTGGGCATCGTTGCCGGCGCCGTAGATGCGCAAGCGCAGGGGCGGGGTGAGCAGCTCCACCAGCGCCCGCACCGGGCCCGCTTCGGTGTCGATATCCAGCACCTGCGAGGTGCCTTGGGCTAGCGTGGCGCGGGCCGCTTCGGCTAGTGGGGCCGCCAGGTCAGCGGTGCCGCGCACTGTGCCCGCTGCCGTGAGCAGGAGGCGCTGGCCCACCCCGGCCCGCAAGTCGGCCGCTTCGGTGGCAAAGACGGTGGCCAGGACGGCGGGCTCGGGGTAGCTGGCAAAGTTGCGCAGCAGTTCCATGGCATTTTCGGCATCGGCGAAATCAAGCGGCTCAAGCAGGATGCGCACCACTCCCTGGCAGCCGGGGCCCAGGCCGTGGCGCGGGTCGTCCTCGTCGCGGGTATCGTAGGTGACCAGCGCAGGTTGGCCCCGGAAAATAGCTTGCCGGGCCCGCTGGCGGGCGTCGCCCTCCAGGCAGCCCCCGCTGATGGCGCCGGTGAGCTGGCCGTCGTCGGTGACGAGCATGCGGGCGCCGGGGCGCCGGTAGGCCGAGCCCAGTACCTCCACTACCGTGGCCAGGGCACAGGGCCGCCCATCGGCGCGGTGCTGGTCGTAGGCCAGAAGCAGGCGTTGCAGTTCAGTCATGAATCAGGTAACAGCCAACGGCCGGTTTGGATTGCGCGGCCACCTGCAGCGAGGATGAGAGGGCCATAGGAGAAAGTACAGTACGGGGCTTACGGTTTCTTGTAGGCACTTTCGGGAGGTTTTATTCCTTTTTGTAGTTAATCAAATGGAAAAGCTTGGCGCCCCAAACCTCGGGTAATAGTAGCTGCCTGCAGGTTTTGTACTTTAAGACGTTAGCTCAACTAGACAGCTGGGTAGTACTCGGTTCACCGAGAAGTTGCGGGAGTTCGTCCGGAAAAGGGTGGGGTTAGGCTAAAATAGTCGGGGCGATATTCACGGGGCTGATACTTTCGAAGCGTGAGAATGGCAACAGTCGTTTTCGGCACTTCACTTTCGGTCTCCTGGATGATGTTTACCAATATTCAACAGTATTTTCGCTTCTACCTGGCGTTGGCTTTATCTATTCTGTTGGCTATTGGAGTCCGGTTGCAAGCTGCCCCGCTGGGCTCAGGAACGACTGCAAAGGAAGAAGTAACCACGAGCGCACCGGCTGGCTTTCAGAGCCCTGGTGCGGGTGGCACGGTGGCAGCGCGCTAACCCCGCCCGCCCCGCCGAACCCGATTGTAAACAAGCCGGCCCGCTCCGTAGTAAACCTACCGGAGCGGGCCGACTGTATTTTCGGGCCGTCGGCGCTACCTTCCGGCCCCATGAAAATTCTTTTAGTCGAAGACGAACCTTCGGTGGCGGCCTTCCTCCACCAGGGCCTTACCGAGCAGGACTACACCGTGGACCTGGCCGCCGATGGCCTGCTGGGGCTGCGCCGGGCGCAGTCTACGCAATACGATTGCCTGATTCTCGACCAGATGCTGCCGGGCCTGAGCGGTCTGGAAGTGTGCCGGCAGGTGCGCGCCCACGACCCCGGCGTGCCCATCCTCATACTCACCGCCCTGGGTGAAACCGATGATAAAATTCGCGGCCTCGACGCCGGGGCCGACGACTACCTGGTGAAGCCCTTTGCCTTTGAGGAGCTGCTGGCCCGGCTGCGCGCCCTGGTGCGCCGCCGCACCGAAGCCCCCGCGCCCAAAGCTGTGCTGCACCTGGCCGACCTCACCCTCGACCCCGCCGCCAAGCGCGTGGAGCGGGCCGGGCAAGCCGTGCAACTCACCGCGCGGGAGTTTTCCTTGCTGGAGTACCTGCTGCGCAACCAAGGCCGCGTGGTTTCCCGGGCCGACCTGCTGGAGCACGTGTGGGACATCAGCTTCGATACCGGCTCGAATGTTATCGACGTGTATATCAATTTTCTGCGTAAGAAAATCGACAAAGGCTTTGAGCCCAAGCTCATTCACACGCTGGTGGGCATGGGCTACGTGATGAAGACGGAGGGGTAAAAGAACAGCACTCCCCTCCTTACCAAGGAGGGGACGCTGGCGCGAAGCGGCAGCTGGGGTGGTTGCGGGCGTTGCACGGCTTGCGGTAGTATCGTTCGGGTGTCGTGCAACGAATCCAACCACCCCCGTCCGAACCTGCGGTTCGAACATCCCCTCCTTGGCTAAGGAGGGGAGTTTTTGACAACCTCTCGTTTGTAACATCCTTTTAAACGCAACATCTCCGTGTCCATACGCCTGCGTCTTGCCATTCAGTTTGGGGCCATTCTGGCCGTGACGCTGCTGCTGTTTGCGTTGGCTATCTACTTTGCCACCAAGCAGTCGCGGCGGGCGCTGTTTACCCAAAGCCTGTTTAAAAGGACGCTAGTGGTAGGCCATGCCTACGCCGAAGGTCAGGAAAGCCGCAACGCCAACCAGCAGGCCTCCTACCGGCGCTACCTGCGCCAGCTCTACCGCACCCTGCCCGAAGAAGAAGGCCGGGTGTACGATGCCGCCAATCGCCTGGTGTTTCGGGAAGGGCAGGGCCCAGCCAAGCCAGTCCCCGCCGCCTGGCTGGCCGAAGTGCGGCGCAGCGGCCGGGCCGTGCTGGAGCCCGAAACCCACTACCACGAAACCGTGGGCCTGCTCTACCAGGATGCCCGGCTGGGGCCGCTGGTGGTAGTGGCCTCGTCCGTAGATGAAGACAGCCGCCAGCAGCTGGCGCAGCTGCGCCAGCTGTTGGCCGTGGGGCTGCTGGCCGCGCTGGTGGTCATGGGCATCGGCAACTGGTTTTTTGCCGGGCAGGCCCTGCGTCCGCTGCGCCGCATGGTGCAGGAAGTCGACGGCATCACCGCCACCGACCTGAGCCAGCGCCTCACGCAGGCCGCGGGCTCAAACGACGAAATCGGGCGCCTGGCCCAGCGCTTCAACCGCCTGCTCGACCGGCTGGAATCGGCCTTTGCCGGCCAGCGCACCTTTGTGCGCGACGCCTCGCACGAGCTGCGCACCCCGCTCACCGCCCTGATTGGGGAGCTGGAAGTGGCCCTGCTGCAAGCCGAGCGCCCGCCGGCCGAGTACCGGCGCGTGCTGCAAAGCACCCTCGATTCGGCCCGCCAGCTCAACGAGCTCACCAACGGCCTGCTGCAGATTGCCCGCGCCTCCGACGACTCCTCGCAAGTGCCCATGGGCCCGGTGCGGCTCGACGAGCTGCTGCTGCAGGCCCACGAGCAGCTGCTGCGCCGCCACCCCACCTGCCGGGTCGACCTCGATTTTCGCGAAGGCGAAGAAGCCAACTGCTTCACCGTGCGCGGCAACGAGGCGCTGCTTCTCTCGGCCATGCTCAATGTGCTGGACAATGCCTGTAAGTTTTCGGCCGGCAATGGCGGCACGGTCACGGCTTCGCTGGCCCGCACCGCCCACCACCTCACGCTGCTAGTCTCGGACGAAGGCCCCGGCCTGAGTCCGGCCGATTTGCAGCAGGTGTTCGTGCCCTTCTTCCGGGCGGCCACGGCGCGGGCGGTGCCGGGCCACGGCATCGGCCTGCCGCTGGCAGCGCGCATTATGGCGCTGCACGGCGGCACGGTGCGCGTCGAGAGCGAAGTGGGCAAGGGCACCCAGGTATGGCTCAATTGGCCTATTTAGCCCAAAAAGGTCGTTTTTCTGGTTTTAATTTCCTTTTAACTTGAGTTTAATTCGGTCTTAATAGCCCCCCCGTAACCTTGTGGCAGAATTCCTACGGTTACGACGCCTGCTCGCCTTCGCAGCAGTCGTTCTATTATTAAGACACGGTTATGTCAGAAATTATTTCCTCGCCGGCTCGCACCGGTGCTCGCATTGCGGCGGCTGCCGAGCCGGCCGGCCCGGCGCCCAAGCCTTCGGTTTTTAGCTCAATCGGGCAGGATGCCCCGGCCGGGCTGGTGGTTTTCCTGGTGGCGCTGCCCTTGTGCCTGGGCATCTCGCTGGCCTCGGGCGCGCCACTACTCGCGGGCCTTATCACGGGCATTGTGGGCGGCGTATTGGTGAGCTGGCTCAGTGGCTCGCAGCTGAGCGTGAGCGGGCCCGCCGCCGGCCTCACCGTGATTGTGCTCACGGCCATCAGCACGCTGGGCTCTTTCCAGGCGCTGCTGGCGGCCACGGTAATCGCCGGAGCCATTCAGGTGCTGATGGGCGTGGCCAAGGCCGGGGTCATCGGCATGTACTTCCCGGCAGCAGTTATCCGCGGCATGCTGGCTGCCATTGGCTTGATTCTGATTCTCAAGCAGATTCCGCACTTCCTCGGGGCTGACACCGACTATTTTGAGGACATGGACTTTATGCAGTTCAATGGCCAGAACACCTTCTCAGCCATTGGCGCTGCCGCCCGGGCCCTGAGCCCCGGCTCGGTGCTGGTGGGCTTTGCGTCCTTGGCGCTGCTGCTCCTGTGGGATACCCGGGCGGTGCAGCGGCAGGCCTGGGCCCGCAAGGTGCCCGGCGCGCTGGTGGTCGTGCTGGTTTCCATTGGCCTGAACCAATTGCTGCGCGCCGTGGCCCCAGAGTACCAGGTACGCCCCGAGCACCTGGTGAAGCTGCCCGTCATCTCGTCGCTCAGCGGTTTGCTCGGCCAGCTGACTTTGCCGGACTGGTCGGCCTTTGCGCGGCCCGTTACCTACGGCGTGGCCCTGACCATTGCCATTGTGGCCTCGCTCGAAAGCCTGCTCAGCGTGGAAGCCGTTGATAAACTCGACCCGCACAAGCGCCGCACGCCACCCAACCGCGAGCTGCTGGCCCAGGGCGTGGGCAACATGGTGAGCGGCCTCATCGGCGGCCTGCCCATGACGGCCGTGATTGTGCGGTCGTCGGCCAACATCAACTCCGGCGGCCAAACCAAGCTGTCTTCCTTTATCCACGGCCTGCTGCTGCTGGCCAGCCTGCTGTTCCTGGCGTCGGTGCTGAACATGATTCCGCTGTCGGCACTGGCGGCGGTGCTGCTCACGGTGGGCTTCAAGCTGACCCGGCCGGCGCTCTACCGCACGCAGTGGAAATTGGGCTGGGGGCAGTTCCTGCCGTTCATCGTGACCATCGTGGCCGTACTGTTCACCGACCTGCTCAAGGGCGTGGGCGTGGGCCTGGTGGTGGGCTTCTTCTTCATCCTCAAGGCCAACGCCGAGCAGGCCTATTTCCTGACCCGCGACGCCCCCGGCCGCGAGCCCGGCACGTTCTACCTGCGCCTGTCCGAGCACGTATCCTTTCTCAACAAGGCCAGCATCATCAACACGCTCGAGCGCCTGCCCCGGGGCAGCCGCGTGATTCTCGACGGCAGCAAATCCATGGACATCGACCACGACGTGCTGGAAGCCATCGAATCGTTCCGCCAGGTGGCGCCCGAGCGCCACATCGACCTGGAGCTGCGCGGCATTTCCCCGGTGGCCGTGGCCGGGCATTAGCCCGGCCGCTTTGCCTGCTCTTCTGTTTCTTTATAATCCCGTATACAGTGACTGCTCATTCCCTCATCACAAAATCCCCCGATAACATGGCCGGTGTAGAAGACATCCTTGCAAACAATCGTCAGTGGGTAGCCGATAAAAATGCCCAGGACCCCGGGTTTTTTAAGCGGCTGGCCGACGGGCAACAGCCCAAGTACCTGTTCATTGGCTGCTCCGACTCGCGGGTGCCGGCCTCCGGCATCACCGGTACCGGGCCGGGCGAAATGTTTGTGCACCGCAACATCGCCAACCTGGTAGTTCACAGCGACATGAACCTGCTCAGCGTGCTGCAATACGCCGTGGAAGTACTGGGTGTCAAAGATATTCTGGTGGTGGGCCACTACGGCTGTGGTGGCGTGGCCGCCGCTGCTTCCAACAAGCAGTATGGCCTGATTGACAACTGGCTGACGCCCATCCGCGACGTCATTCGGCTGCACGAAACCGAGTTTCTGCGCGTGAAAGACGACAAGCAGCGCCTGCGCCGCCTCGTGGAGCTGAACGTCATTGAACAGGTACGCAACCTGGCCAAGACCAACATCATCCAGAACGCCATGCGCTCCGACGACCCGCCCCGCCTGCACGGCCTGGTGTACGACGTGGCCGACGGCGTGCTCAAAGATCTTAATGTGGACAGCAAGAACGTGATGCGCGAAATGGCGCACATCTACGGCACCGAAGCCGAGGAACCGCACCAGGAGGCTCACGCCCACGAAGCTCCCGCCAGCCCACAACCCGAAAGCGCCAAAGCCCAGAAACCCGAGAAGGAAAAGCAAGCGCAGCGCAGCGTATTGGGCTAAACATTAGCCCCCGATAAACAAAAAGCCTTCCCGCAGCGCTGCGGGAAGGCTTTTTGTTTATCGGGGCTCGAGGTTGAGGATAGTTATCCTGGCTCGAAACAGCCATCTGTCATGCTGACGAAGCAAGCATCTTATCACGTTGGAACAAATCGTTATGGTGTGACAAGAGGCTTCCTTCGGCAGCATGACAGGTGATTGAATTAGTTGAGCACGCGAGTTACTTCGACTGCGTTCAGCATGATGCGCCCATCATTTTAACTTGCTGCTGAGCCCAATGGGTTTATTAAAAAGTCCGGCGACTGCTAGAGTCGCCGGGCTTTTTGGTAGTGGATAAAAGCTGATTACTTCGCCGCTTGAATTTCGGCTACGGCCTTCTCCACGGCTTGCTGGGCTTCGGCGGCGTTGGCGCGGCCGGTCTTGGCGGGCACGATGCCTTGCAGCAAACCAATCACGGGCTTGTCGGCGCCGTAGGATTTGTATTTCACACCGAGGTCCTTCAACCGGGCGATGCCCTCGGACAGGGCCGTGGGGTCGTCGAGGCGGCCAAGCATGGCGGCCATGGGCTCCATCAAGTTGAACTTGCCCTGGATGCGGGCCGCGTCGAACTTGTCGCGCACGTAAGGCCATTGGGCCAGGGTGCCGTTCTTGGCATACGCTTCCGTTACGGCCTGGGTGAGGGCACCGTGGGTGTCGTTCTCATATTTCCTGGCCTGAACGAGGGCCTCTGAGGGCTTCACGGTAGCCAGGGCGCGCAGGGCCGCGCCTTGCACGTTGTACGACTGGCTGTTGAGCTGCTTGGAGAAGAACTTCTCGTCTTTCTTGTCCTTTGCCTTGGCCAGGACCGTGAGCAGGCTGGACAGTACAAACGGGTCTTTCTCTTTGGTGGCCAGTTTGCGCAGGGCCGGGGCAGCGGCTTTGGCCACGGATTTGTCGTCCATTTTCAGGGCTTCGATGGCGGCCAGGCGCACGCCGTAAAACTTGTCGTTGAGGGCGGCCAGCAACATTTTGCGCGCGGCGGCATCGGTGGTCTGGGCCTTGGCGGCGGCATCCACGGCCTCGCGGCGGTCCACAAACAGGGGCGCGTGGCTGTACTGATACACCGACTCGCCCACCGGCTTGTTGTCGGTTTTAATCCACAGCGTTTTCTTGTTGGCGTCCACGTTCACCAGCTCGGGCTTGGCCGCGAGGGGCATGGTGAAGGTTTGGGTGGCCTCGGTCATGGTCACGGGCTGGTGCTGCACCTTGCCGCCCATGTAGTAGTCGATAACAAACGGCAGCTGGAACACCTGGCCCGGCTGGGTCTGCTTCACGGTCACGGACTGCACTTTCTTGGCCGCGTCCCAGGCGTAGTCGATGGTCACGACGGGGTGGCCCGGGGCGAAGTACCACTGGTTGTAAAACCAGTTCAGGTCCTGGCCCGATACGGCTTCGAAGGCCAGGCGCATCTGGTGGGCTTCGCCGTTGCCGAAGGCGTTGTCCTTAAGGTATTTCTGCAGGCCGGCAAAGAATACGTCGTCGCCCAGGTAGGTGCGCAGCATGTCCATGATGGCGCCGCCTTTCTGGTAGCTCACCAGGTCGAATACCTCTTCCTGCTCGTCGTAGTGGAAGCGCACCAGGGTCTTGGCGGCATCGCGCGGCGAGCTCAGGTAGCGGCGCAGGTAGCGGTAGTAGTGGGCATCGGCGGCGTCCTTGCCGTACTTGTGCTCGGCGTAGAGGCCTTCCGAAAAGTCGGCCATGGTCTCGTTTACGGTGATATTGGCCCAGGATTCGGCTGTCACATAGTCGCCAAACCACTGGTGAAACAGCTCGTGGGCAATCACCGATTCGCCGGTGTACTCGCGGTCCAGCAGCTCGCGGTCGGTGAGCTGCACCTGCTCGCCGTGCAGCGTGGCGGTGGTGTTTTCCATGGCGCCGCTCACGTAGTCGCGGGCCACAATCTGGGCGTATTTGTTCCAAGGGTACTCCACGCCGAGGCGGTTGGAGAAAAACTCCAGCATGTCGGGCGTATTGCCGAAAATCTGCTTGGCGAAGGGCGCGTACCTCGGCTCGAGGTAGTAGCTCACTTCCTTGCCGCGCCACGAATCTTTGGTGATGCGGAAGTCGCCCACCGCCATCATAAACAGATAGGGCGAATGGGGCAGGTCCATCTTCCAGGTGTCGGTGCGCAGGCCAGGGCCAGCGGGCTTCTGGCTCACCAGCGCGCCGTTGCTGAGCGTGACGTACTTGCTCGGCACGGTCATGCTGATTTCCTCGGTCGTTTTCTGGTTGGGCCGGTCGATGGTGGGGAACCAGGCCGACGAGCCTTCGGTCTCGCCCTGCGTCCAGATTTGCACGGGCTTGCCCTTCACGGCGCTGTCCGGGTTGATGAAGTACAGGCCCTTGGCGTCGGTGATGGCCGCGCTGCCTTTCACCTTCAGCTCATCGGGCTTGGAGGTGTAGTCGATGTAGATGATGTACTGCTCGCCGGGCTTGAAGGTTTTGCCAAGGTTGATGCGCAGGTTCATGCCATCGGCATAGTTGTATTTCAGGGTCTGCTGCTGGTCGCCGTTCATCAAAGCCACGGTCTTGATGTCCATGCCTTTAGCGTCGAGCCGCAGCGAGTCGGTGGGGTAGGCGTGGGGCTTCAAGGTTACCCATTCCTTGCCGTAGAGGTAGCGCTTGGCGTAGTCGAAACGCACGTCGAGCTTGGTGTGGACCAGGTCGTTGATTTTGGTGGCCGAGGCGCGGTAGGGGGATTCCGCTTTCGCAGCGGGGGTGGTGGGGGTCTGCGCTAGGGCCGGTGCTTCGGCTACCAAGCCCAGCAGACCCAACGCTAAAAGGTGCTTCATGAAAAAGAAGAAGTTGATAAAAATAAGGATTCGCGCGAAGGACTCGGCCGCCGGGGCAAGGTTGCCAATTCCAGTCACGAATGTAATTGGTGAGCTCCCGCCGACCATGCTGCAAATCCCGGTGGAGCGGCCAGCCCAAGTCGGCGCGTAAGTTTGTGGCCGCATTCACTATTTCCCAATGTTTCGTTTTAGTACCCTCACGCCGCTTTTCCTCGCCATTCCCACGCTTAATGCCCTGGCCCAGACGCCCGCCGACAGCAGCCGCGCGCTGCGCGAAGTCACGGTGTACGCCTCGCGCTTGAGCCAACCCGTAAACCAGACCGGCCACGCCGTGACGGTGATTTCTGGGGCCAGCGTGGCGCGCTACCCCGTCAATTCCCTCGACGATTTGCTGCGCTGCCTGCCCGCGCTGGAAGTGCAGAGCCGCGGCAGCTTCGGGGCTCAGGCCGACGTAAGCCTGCGCGGCAGCACCTTCAACCAGGTGCTATTCC
This region of Hymenobacter sedentarius genomic DNA includes:
- a CDS encoding response regulator transcription factor → MKILLVEDEPSVAAFLHQGLTEQDYTVDLAADGLLGLRRAQSTQYDCLILDQMLPGLSGLEVCRQVRAHDPGVPILILTALGETDDKIRGLDAGADDYLVKPFAFEELLARLRALVRRRTEAPAPKAVLHLADLTLDPAAKRVERAGQAVQLTAREFSLLEYLLRNQGRVVSRADLLEHVWDISFDTGSNVIDVYINFLRKKIDKGFEPKLIHTLVGMGYVMKTEG
- a CDS encoding SulP family inorganic anion transporter yields the protein MSEIISSPARTGARIAAAAEPAGPAPKPSVFSSIGQDAPAGLVVFLVALPLCLGISLASGAPLLAGLITGIVGGVLVSWLSGSQLSVSGPAAGLTVIVLTAISTLGSFQALLAATVIAGAIQVLMGVAKAGVIGMYFPAAVIRGMLAAIGLILILKQIPHFLGADTDYFEDMDFMQFNGQNTFSAIGAAARALSPGSVLVGFASLALLLLWDTRAVQRQAWARKVPGALVVVLVSIGLNQLLRAVAPEYQVRPEHLVKLPVISSLSGLLGQLTLPDWSAFARPVTYGVALTIAIVASLESLLSVEAVDKLDPHKRRTPPNRELLAQGVGNMVSGLIGGLPMTAVIVRSSANINSGGQTKLSSFIHGLLLLASLLFLASVLNMIPLSALAAVLLTVGFKLTRPALYRTQWKLGWGQFLPFIVTIVAVLFTDLLKGVGVGLVVGFFFILKANAEQAYFLTRDAPGREPGTFYLRLSEHVSFLNKASIINTLERLPRGSRVILDGSKSMDIDHDVLEAIESFRQVAPERHIDLELRGISPVAVAGH
- a CDS encoding XdhC family protein, with the translated sequence MTELQRLLLAYDQHRADGRPCALATVVEVLGSAYRRPGARMLVTDDGQLTGAISGGCLEGDARQRARQAIFRGQPALVTYDTRDEDDPRHGLGPGCQGVVRILLEPLDFADAENAMELLRNFASYPEPAVLATVFATEAADLRAGVGQRLLLTAAGTVRGTADLAAPLAEAARATLAQGTSQVLDIDTEAGPVRALVELLTPPLRLRIYGAGNDAQPLVRLAASLGWHITVLDGRPHLTTAARFPEAAEVRVLPVAAMAQEEPGTAYAVLLSHNYAYDLAALQLHLPAPTPYIGLLGPRAKAARLLDELDLAAAEQQELLATRLHSPIGLDLGSETPEEIALAIVAEIQASRSNRNGRPLRERAGTVHAPNTFELQGL
- a CDS encoding HAMP domain-containing sensor histidine kinase: MSIRLRLAIQFGAILAVTLLLFALAIYFATKQSRRALFTQSLFKRTLVVGHAYAEGQESRNANQQASYRRYLRQLYRTLPEEEGRVYDAANRLVFREGQGPAKPVPAAWLAEVRRSGRAVLEPETHYHETVGLLYQDARLGPLVVVASSVDEDSRQQLAQLRQLLAVGLLAALVVMGIGNWFFAGQALRPLRRMVQEVDGITATDLSQRLTQAAGSNDEIGRLAQRFNRLLDRLESAFAGQRTFVRDASHELRTPLTALIGELEVALLQAERPPAEYRRVLQSTLDSARQLNELTNGLLQIARASDDSSQVPMGPVRLDELLLQAHEQLLRRHPTCRVDLDFREGEEANCFTVRGNEALLLSAMLNVLDNACKFSAGNGGTVTASLARTAHHLTLLVSDEGPGLSPADLQQVFVPFFRAATARAVPGHGIGLPLAARIMALHGGTVRVESEVGKGTQVWLNWPI
- a CDS encoding carbonic anhydrase, which translates into the protein MTAHSLITKSPDNMAGVEDILANNRQWVADKNAQDPGFFKRLADGQQPKYLFIGCSDSRVPASGITGTGPGEMFVHRNIANLVVHSDMNLLSVLQYAVEVLGVKDILVVGHYGCGGVAAAASNKQYGLIDNWLTPIRDVIRLHETEFLRVKDDKQRLRRLVELNVIEQVRNLAKTNIIQNAMRSDDPPRLHGLVYDVADGVLKDLNVDSKNVMREMAHIYGTEAEEPHQEAHAHEAPASPQPESAKAQKPEKEKQAQRSVLG
- a CDS encoding M1 family aminopeptidase — translated: MKHLLALGLLGLVAEAPALAQTPTTPAAKAESPYRASATKINDLVHTKLDVRFDYAKRYLYGKEWVTLKPHAYPTDSLRLDAKGMDIKTVALMNGDQQQTLKYNYADGMNLRINLGKTFKPGEQYIIYIDYTSKPDELKVKGSAAITDAKGLYFINPDSAVKGKPVQIWTQGETEGSSAWFPTIDRPNQKTTEEISMTVPSKYVTLSNGALVSQKPAGPGLRTDTWKMDLPHSPYLFMMAVGDFRITKDSWRGKEVSYYLEPRYAPFAKQIFGNTPDMLEFFSNRLGVEYPWNKYAQIVARDYVSGAMENTTATLHGEQVQLTDRELLDREYTGESVIAHELFHQWFGDYVTAESWANITVNETMADFSEGLYAEHKYGKDAADAHYYRYLRRYLSSPRDAAKTLVRFHYDEQEEVFDLVSYQKGGAIMDMLRTYLGDDVFFAGLQKYLKDNAFGNGEAHQMRLAFEAVSGQDLNWFYNQWYFAPGHPVVTIDYAWDAAKKVQSVTVKQTQPGQVFQLPFVIDYYMGGKVQHQPVTMTEATQTFTMPLAAKPELVNVDANKKTLWIKTDNKPVGESVYQYSHAPLFVDRREAVDAAAKAQTTDAAARKMLLAALNDKFYGVRLAAIEALKMDDKSVAKAAAPALRKLATKEKDPFVLSSLLTVLAKAKDKKDEKFFSKQLNSQSYNVQGAALRALATVKPSEALVQARKYENDTHGALTQAVTEAYAKNGTLAQWPYVRDKFDAARIQGKFNLMEPMAAMLGRLDDPTALSEGIARLKDLGVKYKSYGADKPVIGLLQGIVPAKTGRANAAEAQQAVEKAVAEIQAAK